The segment ATCTCGATGAGAGGAAACATCGCTTGGTTCAACATGCTCCAAGCCAAGGAACATATTATAAATGCGCCACTTCCATAAAATATGATCTGCCTTTGATAATTGTAGCAGAGCAATCGATGATAGCTGGACATTGTTATTGGTAATAATATCATTGCGGAAGCGATTAATTTCCTGCCCTAATAAATGAATATCATTTGAGGTTTGATGACTATAGTCACGTATCTCTTCCTGCAAGTTTGAAATTTCAATCATTCTTGTAGATACTTCATCAATTGCGGCTGCCTGCTCCTGCGAGATGGCTGCTGTATTTGTGACATCCAGATTAATACGCTCAATTGCCTCAACAATCGCGTTTAATAATGGTAATGAATCCTTTGCCTCAATCGTTGCTTCTTTAATAATGGTAGTTGTATCTGTAATAGAGCTGGCTACATCATTGGAATAGCTTTTTAAATGATGGACATTTGACGATACTTCACTTAGCGCAGAAACCGTGCTTTCAGCGAGCTTTCGTACCTCCTGTGCAACAACCGCAAAGCCCTTGCCATGCTCACCCGCACGTGCCGCTTCAATCGAGGCATTTAAGGCAAGCAAATTTGTTTGGTCAGCAATTTGATTAATTAATGTAACAACCTGCTCAATATCATTTACCCGTTTTTGCAATTCTGAAAATGATTGTACAATCGAGGCAAACGTTTCTTCTGTTTTAAAGATTTCCGATAAGGCATGCTCAATCGCATTTTTCCCCTTTGTTGCATAATCAACAGATTCCGTTGTTTTTTCGGATATATGTGAGGACATGCGTGCGACTTCATTAATTGAAGCGGCAATTTCCTCTGTGGCAGCCGTAGAGGATTGAATTTCCTCATGCTGCTTATCTAAGCTAAATACTAAATCCTTCATATACATAATTTTTGCATTTACATCCATTAAAGAGGATATTTCACTGACAACGTTTTCAATAATACGCTCTGTTAATACCTCCACAAGCAATTCCTGATCGACATTGACAGCGGCCTGGAAGGATTTCATATATTGAAAGGCTTTGTTTGGCTTGAGGCCGAAATTGTGTAAAATATATGTAGTAATATAAAATGCAAATTGATTAAAGACAACGATTAATTGCCCTGGTTGATATCGATGCTGACGCAGTAAATTAAAAAACTTAATCGTTTCATCCACATAAGCATCATCACGCGTTGCAAGGAAAAACTGTGATAAATATCGTTCAATCTGCTCTTCACGAATCGTTATTTGAGAGGTAGGGGATATCTCACGTAAATACTGCTGAAAAATGGCATTCATAGAAGGTGAAATATCTTTTAGCTTGTCATAGAGTGCTTTGAGATGTGCTTCATCCTCTGATTGAAAATGATTGAATGTTAATGTTTGGTGAAATCGACCTGTTGCATGTAAATCTGTGCCGCGTTTAAGTAACTCATCTAGCTCTGCCTTAGGACGAATGCTTGAAAACATAAAAAATACCTCCCAATAGTATGTATAATAAGGTAATAATAGCATAATACAGGTGGTTTTAATAGACATTTCAGATGGCTTTGCTAAAATGAACATATCTTATGACAGCAAGGAATGGACAAATATGTATACAATTATTTACATGAAAGCAGACTATGAGCCTTGGTGGAAATTTGAAGGCTGGGAAGCGTTTATTCAAACACAGGATACATTTGAAACAAAGGAGCTATTTGAGCTTGCCTTACAACAAAAATTAGCGCACTTTCGCTCCATTTATCAGCATGAGGCTACAAAGGAGGGGCAGTATTGGGCTTTTTGGTCAGAGGATGAAAGCTTTTACTGTGAGGCTTGTGATGATGATGCACAGGTTTATCATGGCATTATTGCTTGTAAGCGAGAAGTGCTGTAAAATAATTTCGAAAAAAACGTAAAAAAGCTCTTTTCTTTATTTGACAAAATTATGAATAGCGGTTATACTTAGGTTAACAATTTAATTGCTTCACCGGAAACATGAATTCACATATTACAAAAAGTGATCGCGTTAGTTCGGTACTCTTTGTAATATGTGAATTTTTTTCATTCGCTGAAGAAATTACATATTGTTCACTTTTATTTTTTGGAGGTTTTCTTAAATGAAACAAGGTACAGTAAAATGGTTTAACTCAGAAAAAGGTTTTGGATTTATCGAAGTTGAAGGTGAAAACGACGTATTCGTACACTTCTCAGCTATCCAAGGCGAAGGTTTCAAAACTCTTGACGAAGGTCAAAAAGTGGAATTCGAAGTTGTAGATGGCAACCGCGGACCACAAGCTGCTAACGTAACTAAACTTTAATTCATAACAATTAAAATTACTTTCGTTAAACAAAGACACTCTATGCATATAGAGTGTCTTTTTTCATACTGCTATGGAATCGTAATCGTTAAGCCATCTATTGCATACAACACAATGATCACTCCAACAATACACATCATCCAAGACAGGGTGGAATGCGTGCTAGTGGATAGCTTATCCCGCAGCTTTACCAAGGCTGTGTGCATATATTTGCCCATGAACGAATACCCAGCAAAGAGAAGAAGGGCAGGCGCAATCATGATTAGATTATAGGCGGCAATAATAAGCAGACGATAGAGGAGGGAAATATCCATTGTGGCGACTAAGCCAATAGCCGCAAAATAAGGAAATGCGGTTCCTGCTTCCATAAAAAATGTCATTATCCCTACAAGCACCATAGACAATAGCCCCTGCGTTTGCGGTGTCGGCAAAGCATTCTTCTTGGCAGGCACATAGTAGCTGCCGATAAATAAGCCCACTCCTATAATGAAAAGAACCCATCGAAAGAATTGACTTTGAAAAAAGCTTGCAAATGCTCCCACGATATAATCGAAGCCAAACATTAGCATAACTCCTAATAAAAAATACAGAATGACAACGGTTAATAAATATGCTCCTAATCGGACAATGCGATTGTTACGATCAGCTAGTATCAAATATATTGTTACGCCAATAATGGTAGGGCTTAATGTATCTAATAATGCGAATCCACCTAAAGACATCCATAGAGCCACTGCTCAAAAGCCTCCCTTCATAGCCTTATATACGATTAAACATACAGAATGTTTCATTATTTTTCTAACAATAATATTATTATGTAAACTAATAGTTAAACCTGTTTATCACAGGTTTATGGGTAGACGTGCTCTGATTGAATAGAATGAAGCTGCTGCACAGGGACAAATAATCCTACACGTCCATAGCTATCATGCTTCATTGTAGCGAAAACAATGCCAATGACCTCTCCTTGCTCATTGATCACAGGGCTACCACTATTGCCACGATAAACAGGTGCTTGTAGCATCATAACAGGTTCCTGCCATCCCTCCAATTGAATGGATGTTAGCAATGTTCCTTCATTTGCAATACCTGTAAAGTAAAGCGGATTGCCAATAAAGGTAATATGCTCATCAGGCTGAAATATTGGATTATCAGCAAGCGGTAGGTGAGGGAGCTGCTCTGCCTCCACCTGCAATAAGGCTAAATCAACCTCTGGGTAGCTTTGCAGAAGTGTTGCCTCCATCAAGCCCTCCTCAGGAAAGACAACCGCAAGCGTAGTGGCATCCTCAACAACATGGGCATTCGTAACAATTAAGCCATCAGCGGAAATGGCAAATCCAGTACCTTTACTTGTTCCTGCAGAAACTTCCACAACTGCCTTTTTATAGGTTTGAATATGCTCTTCGCTCGATAGGCGTGTCGATACTTGAATAAATTCAATAGCAGGAATGGAGTAAATTTGAAAAATTAAGGCAAACGTATTAAAAACTAACACCAATGCCATCGCCCAAACGATCCAGCGAATAAGCGGTCGTTGCTGTCGTGGCTGTTGCCCAGCAAGTCGTTCTTGGTGCTCTTGTGCCAATGCTTTTTGCTGCTCAGCCAGTACAAGCTCAATGAATTCCTCTTCTGTTAATTCTTCCTGCTCTGTTGGTGATGGCTGTTGCTTGCTCATTGAATCCCCCCTTCACGACAACAGCAGACGCCCAAGCTGGACGCCTGTTTCTAACAATACTATTCTATTTTTTGTAAGGTTGATGTGACGACAAATGGCTCATCTTCTGCTGTTTGCATCGTATGCTCTGTGCGAATAAGACCGATGCCTGCTACAAAAAATTTGGTTGTCGTCATGCCATCCTCTAAGCGTGTTAGCTGGATAACATCGTGATAGACTGTTGTCCCTGTATCAACCGTAGCGTTTGTCGATTCAATTGTCCAGCCTTGAAAGCTTGTGCCCACCTGTAATGGCTGCTGAAGAATTGTTTCGAGCACAGGGTAAGCAGCCGCCTCTGCTGCACTTGGCAATGCTGGCTCACTATCAACAGGCTCTTGGAAGACAAGGTCAATCGTTGTATTTGTAATGCGGTAGATTTTTAAGAGAACAACACCACCAT is part of the Lysinibacillus sp. FSL K6-0232 genome and harbors:
- a CDS encoding globin-coupled sensor protein; translated protein: MFSSIRPKAELDELLKRGTDLHATGRFHQTLTFNHFQSEDEAHLKALYDKLKDISPSMNAIFQQYLREISPTSQITIREEQIERYLSQFFLATRDDAYVDETIKFFNLLRQHRYQPGQLIVVFNQFAFYITTYILHNFGLKPNKAFQYMKSFQAAVNVDQELLVEVLTERIIENVVSEISSLMDVNAKIMYMKDLVFSLDKQHEEIQSSTAATEEIAASINEVARMSSHISEKTTESVDYATKGKNAIEHALSEIFKTEETFASIVQSFSELQKRVNDIEQVVTLINQIADQTNLLALNASIEAARAGEHGKGFAVVAQEVRKLAESTVSALSEVSSNVHHLKSYSNDVASSITDTTTIIKEATIEAKDSLPLLNAIVEAIERINLDVTNTAAISQEQAAAIDEVSTRMIEISNLQEEIRDYSHQTSNDIHLLGQEINRFRNDIITNNNVQLSSIALLQLSKADHILWKWRIYNMFLGLEHVEPSDVSSHRDCRLGKWYTAPRTVERFGHLQDYRELDSYHLQVHESAKLAAEAHKAGNIEQAEVHLTEINKASEQVLYYINNLIAYVEKDRVMQ
- a CDS encoding DUF1033 family protein, which gives rise to MNISYDSKEWTNMYTIIYMKADYEPWWKFEGWEAFIQTQDTFETKELFELALQQKLAHFRSIYQHEATKEGQYWAFWSEDESFYCEACDDDAQVYHGIIACKREVL
- a CDS encoding cold-shock protein translates to MKQGTVKWFNSEKGFGFIEVEGENDVFVHFSAIQGEGFKTLDEGQKVEFEVVDGNRGPQAANVTKL
- a CDS encoding GAP family protein, with the translated sequence MALWMSLGGFALLDTLSPTIIGVTIYLILADRNNRIVRLGAYLLTVVILYFLLGVMLMFGFDYIVGAFASFFQSQFFRWVLFIIGVGLFIGSYYVPAKKNALPTPQTQGLLSMVLVGIMTFFMEAGTAFPYFAAIGLVATMDISLLYRLLIIAAYNLIMIAPALLLFAGYSFMGKYMHTALVKLRDKLSTSTHSTLSWMMCIVGVIIVLYAIDGLTITIP
- a CDS encoding S1C family serine protease, with product MSKQQPSPTEQEELTEEEFIELVLAEQQKALAQEHQERLAGQQPRQQRPLIRWIVWAMALVLVFNTFALIFQIYSIPAIEFIQVSTRLSSEEHIQTYKKAVVEVSAGTSKGTGFAISADGLIVTNAHVVEDATTLAVVFPEEGLMEATLLQSYPEVDLALLQVEAEQLPHLPLADNPIFQPDEHITFIGNPLYFTGIANEGTLLTSIQLEGWQEPVMMLQAPVYRGNSGSPVINEQGEVIGIVFATMKHDSYGRVGLFVPVQQLHSIQSEHVYP